A single window of Candidatus Binatia bacterium DNA harbors:
- a CDS encoding YajQ family cyclic di-GMP-binding protein, with translation MPTFDVVSKVNWHEVDNALGQAVKEVAQRYDFKGSDTKLELVEKAFEIESSDDFKIKAAVEVLEGKLAKRGVSLQCLDKGKIEPASGGRARQKIGIKAGIETDKAKAIVKDIKGTKLKVQVAIQADSLRISGKQRDDLQEAIAFLRKGDYGLPLQFENFRD, from the coding sequence CAACGCGCTTGGGCAGGCGGTCAAGGAAGTCGCCCAGCGCTACGACTTCAAAGGATCGGACACCAAGCTCGAGCTCGTCGAGAAGGCGTTCGAGATCGAGTCGTCGGACGACTTCAAGATCAAGGCCGCCGTCGAGGTGCTCGAAGGCAAGCTCGCCAAGCGCGGTGTGTCGCTGCAGTGCCTCGACAAGGGGAAGATCGAGCCGGCCTCCGGAGGGCGCGCGCGTCAGAAGATCGGGATCAAGGCCGGAATCGAGACGGACAAGGCCAAGGCCATCGTCAAGGACATCAAGGGCACCAAGCTCAAGGTGCAGGTCGCGATCCAGGCCGACAGCCTGCGCATTTCCGGCAAGCAGCGCGACGATTTGCAGGAGGCGATCGCGTTCCTTCGCAAGGGCGACTACGGGCTTCCGCTGCAGTTCGAAAATTTCCGCGATTAG